In bacterium, the genomic window CTCCGCCGTTCCTTCGCCTGAGCCCGTGGGCGGACCCGCTGCCGAGGCGACAACGACGACCCCCAGAGCCCCGATCATCATCAGCAGGGGGAATGGCATGCGGCGCATGTCCCTAGACCTTACTCGATCTTTGCTTGACGGGAGGTCATCGCACCCTTGCGGGTTAAAGACCCATAAAGGTGGCCTCCTGACAGTGGAAACGGAGCTGACAGGTCTGTCTTGAGGCCGTTCATGAGTGCCGAGACCATCTCTCTGTATTGACTGACGTTTTGGTACTCAAGGGGCGTAGGAATTCCTAGACGATCCGCGTTCTCCATGAAGAGAAAAACAGAGCGCAGCTCAGCGTTAACGTGCCACCCGATGTAGCTCTTGTAGTCCTTTTCGTCCGATGGCGGAGGGCCCGGAAGCTGTGGAGCGTACTCGTCGAGTCGCCCCGGTCGGAAAGCAGAGGGTACTAGCGACCACGAAGCGTCGCTCTGTCCGCGGAATACAAATCCGCTCCTGCCCCGCATTCGAGCCCTGAAATCGTCTCGCGTTCGGAACCGCTTCCCTAGGAGAAAATTGAGAAGTAACTCCGCCGAGTCGAACCCATGCCTCCGAGGTCCGGTTCTTGGTTGATTCCAATCTTCGACAGCGGCCCATCCCACTGCACTATCCTCAGTGACAACCATTGGCGGCAAAGGGACCGAGTGTGCCTTCTGCTTCGCCGCAGCGACGCGCTCGCCGAGCTTCCTACGCCACTGCATTGCTGACCTCCCGCCCTTCCCGGGTCGCGAGGATCTGTTCCACCTCTTCAATCGTACACCTCCAAGGGGACGGTGCGCCAAGACCATGGCACCTCTAGGGCGGCAGGCAGCGTCGCCTTCATTGCAGGTACAGGCACACCTACTCGGGCGCCGATCTCCCCTTTTCGATATCGGTGAAGTCTTTGTCGACGATGATGTCGGCCAGTTTCTTGTGTTCTCTGACGATCCGGTGTTCGCGCTCAAGGATGCTCTCCATCAGCTTGTCGAGGATGTCCCGGGCGCGGGCTTCCCTATCGGCCCGGGTGTCGTGATAATCGCGATCGATAAACACGTGGCAATCGATAAAGTCGAGCGCGGTGGCGTAGGTGCCCTCGGCGATGAGCACATCGAGATGGGCCACCTGCATCACCTCGGTGGTCAAGCGGTCCTCGTTGTAGATCGACAGCGGCTTGTAGATGTCCGGGTCGCCGCGCTTGAACGAGCGCAGGTTGCACTCCATGAAGTCCAGCCGGGCTTCGTACATGCCCACTTGGTCGATGTTGCGCGTGCGCATCCGGTGGGTTGTTCTCGCCGGGAAGATGAAGTAGTCATCCATCTGGAGAATCGCCGCGCGCGTGCCGCGCTCTTCGAGCAGCCGCGCGATCTCGGACGCGATCTCCGACTTGCCGGCCCCGGATTCGCCCCCGACGGAGATCGTGTACTTGCCGCGGGCTTCGATCTCCGGTCCTATGACCCCGAGTATCTTCCGCGACACGAGGGTGTGCCCCGGCTTGATGAGAAGCTTGTCTCCTTCCATCTGGCGAGCCTCCTGGAATCCGAGGGGCGGGTGCTAGGCGCCCACGCGCTTTTGCGGCAGCACTTCCCGGTAGACCCCCATCATCCTTTCGGCGATTCGGGCCCACGTGTACCGGGCAACCACCTTCCGGTGGGCGTTCATGCCCAGGCGGGCTCGCTCCTTCTCGTCGGCCAGCACCTTGACGAGGGCCGCGGCCAGCTCCTCGCGGTCCGTCGGCTCAACGAGATAGCCCTCTTCTCCGGGACTGATGATCTCGCTCGGACCGCCGTTCTTGGTGGCTACCACGGGAAGACCGGAAGCCATGGCCTCGAGCATCACGATGGGGAAGATGTCGTAGCTCGACGACAGCGAATAGACGGCGCTGGCCCAGAAGAACGCTGCGATCTCCTTGTTGAGCACCGGCGGGTGGTAGATGACGTGCTCGCGGATGCCGAGCTCATCCACGCGGCGCTCGAGACTCCTGGAGAAAGCCGTTTCCACCCAGGCGACGAAGAGGAACTTGACGTTCTTCGCGCTGGCGCGCCGGACCTGCTCGACGACCAGGGGCGCAGCTTCGATCAGCTCCCGCTGCCCCTTTCTCGGGTCGAGCCGCGCGATCAGCAGCACCGGGAGGTCGTCCGGGCCCAGGTTCAGGCGGGAGCGGAGCGCAACGAGCTTCTGCTCGTCGGGCGGATAGAAGTCGGAGACCATTACCCCGTTGTTGACAACCCGTATCTTCGCCGGATCTGCGGCGTACTTGTCGGCGATATAGGCCCCCTCCTCGATGGTCAGCGGGCAGATGCAGTCGGCCGCGTCGAGAGCGGCCTGTTCGTGCTGGATGCGCGCGCTGAAGCTGTACTTCTCGTCGAGCTCCTCCGCGGTGCCCTCCTTCATGCGCAGCGCGTTGTCCCGCTTGCGAATTCCGAGGCTGTGGGTGGCGCAGAGAAAGGGCACCTTCCACCGCTTGGCGAGATGATGCGCGACGTACCAGCCGTCGGCGTAGTGCCCGTGAATCAGGTCGTAGCGCAGTCCGCGCGCCTTGGCATAGGCGGCGACTTCGCCGACGAACCCTTCGATCGGAGGGCCCCAGAATTCCTCCTTGGGCAGATAGCGATCGGTGGGCCCGAGCGGCAGGCGGATGATCCGCACGCGCGGGTGGATGTCGATCTCGACGCTGTCGCCGTCCTCGTAACGCGCGTAGATGTCGACCTGGAGATCGAGGAAGGCCTCGGCAAGCGCGATGGTGGCCTGATACATCACCACCGTCTGCCCCCCCTGGGACTTCTTCCCGAGTCCGTCCTCGCGAAGTATGTGGTCGGGCCAGCAGTGTGGGGAGACCCAGACGATTCGCATCTCTAGCTCCGATAGCCGTGCGGGTGATTGCAGTGCCAGTTCCAGGCCGTCTGCAGGATCGCCTCCGGGTCGCCGAAGCGAGGGCGCCATCCGAGCTCGGCGCGGATCTTCTCGGAAGAGGCGACGAGGCGCGCTGGGTCGCCGGCGCGGCGGGGCGCGTCGATCGCCTCGATCGGGCGGCCGGTGACCTTCGAAGCTACCTCGATGATCTCCTTCACCGAATAGCCCGTTTCGCAGCCCAGGTTGCAGATGATGCTCTTCCCGTTGTCCATCAGATGTTCTGCGGCCAGGAGGTGGGCCTCCACCAGATCGTTGACGTGGACGTAGTCCCTCAAACAGGTGCCGTCTGGCGTGTCCCAGTCGGTGCCGAAGATCTGGACGTGCGGCCGCTGGCCCAGTGCCGCCTGCAAGACGATCGGGATCAGATGCGTCTCCGGCGAGTGATCCTCTCCGATCAGTCCGGACGGGTCGGCGCCGGCCGCGTTGAAGTAGCGCAGCGTGGCGAATCTCAGGCCGTGGGCCGCCTCGCAGTCGCTGAGCATCTGTTCGATGAACAGCTTCGAGCGGCCGTAGGGGTTCTTCGGGCCGGTGGGATCCTCCTCGGCGATCGGAATCCGCTCCGGCTCGCCGTAGATGGCGGCGGTCGAGGAGAAGATGAATCGGTCGACCCCGTGCTCCTTCATCGCCAGCAGCAGATTGGTCGTCTTGCCGGCGTTGTTCCGGTAGTAGGCGAGCGGCTCCCGGACCGACTCCTCGACGAGGCTCAGCGCGGCGAAGTGCATCACGCAGTCGACGGCGAGGTCACCGAAGATCCGATCCAAGACAGCCCGATCTCCCAGGTCGCCCTCCACGAACGTGCCGCCCACCACGGCCTCGCGGTGGCCCGTGTTGAGGTCGTCGAGGGTGATCACCTCGTGGCCCTTTTCCAGCAAGGCCTTGACCATATGAGAGCCGATGTAGCCGGCCCCGCCGACTATGAGGAAAGTGCGCATGGCTGGTTCTCCCGTTCTACCAATCCGCTGTCGATCGAGTGAC contains:
- a CDS encoding glycosyltransferase family 1 protein, with translation MRIVWVSPHCWPDHILREDGLGKKSQGGQTVVMYQATIALAEAFLDLQVDIYARYEDGDSVEIDIHPRVRIIRLPLGPTDRYLPKEEFWGPPIEGFVGEVAAYAKARGLRYDLIHGHYADGWYVAHHLAKRWKVPFLCATHSLGIRKRDNALRMKEGTAEELDEKYSFSARIQHEQAALDAADCICPLTIEEGAYIADKYAADPAKIRVVNNGVMVSDFYPPDEQKLVALRSRLNLGPDDLPVLLIARLDPRKGQRELIEAAPLVVEQVRRASAKNVKFLFVAWVETAFSRSLERRVDELGIREHVIYHPPVLNKEIAAFFWASAVYSLSSSYDIFPIVMLEAMASGLPVVATKNGGPSEIISPGEEGYLVEPTDREELAAALVKVLADEKERARLGMNAHRKVVARYTWARIAERMMGVYREVLPQKRVGA
- the galE gene encoding UDP-glucose 4-epimerase GalE, producing the protein MRTFLIVGGAGYIGSHMVKALLEKGHEVITLDDLNTGHREAVVGGTFVEGDLGDRAVLDRIFGDLAVDCVMHFAALSLVEESVREPLAYYRNNAGKTTNLLLAMKEHGVDRFIFSSTAAIYGEPERIPIAEEDPTGPKNPYGRSKLFIEQMLSDCEAAHGLRFATLRYFNAAGADPSGLIGEDHSPETHLIPIVLQAALGQRPHVQIFGTDWDTPDGTCLRDYVHVNDLVEAHLLAAEHLMDNGKSIICNLGCETGYSVKEIIEVASKVTGRPIEAIDAPRRAGDPARLVASSEKIRAELGWRPRFGDPEAILQTAWNWHCNHPHGYRS